In the Ranitomeya imitator isolate aRanImi1 chromosome 2, aRanImi1.pri, whole genome shotgun sequence genome, aggctacggtcacactagcagtatttggtcagtattttacatcagtatttgtaagccaaaaccaggagaggaaccatcagaggaaaagtataatagaaacacgtcaccacttctgtatttatcacccactcctggttttggcttacaaatactgatgtaaaatactgaccaaatactgctagtgtgaccgtatCCTCAACCTGAGGGTTATATCAAAGAGGGTGAATAGAATCCTGTTTGTaaactacaaaaatctctctaTGGTCTTAAGCAATTGGCAAGAGCATGGAACACCAAAATAAACAAAGTTTTATtggaagaaggatttaaaagagcTCAAGTAGATCAATGTTCATACGCAAAATGTACAGGCAGTGGGGTCACTTCAATATAAAGCAACTATGGTTCGACTGGATATTGCAGCAACAATTGGACTTCTATGCAGATAAGTGAAAAAAAGCGCCAAAAAGGACTAGAATGccggtaaggctgggttcacattagcgtttctgtgtgcagcgtatcatctgcatgtgcaaacacatgccaaaacgcatttaaatgcATGTTTACGCtgtgttttttatccgcatcagcttacacaaGACGCCAAAAATGCATGTGCATGcgcttgtatgcgtttttgcatgcgtttgcgttgtttatgcgcatacgttcgatatttccaggagaatTTGGGTATGCGGACAATGCTTTTCCagtagaatttccttgacacaagccacatGCAATGGGCGTGTCTGGTAGCTGCATGCTGCAGGGGTGCCGTCATCAGTTGTTGGGCTGACGTGTATCCAACTCCTTGAGCTGTGTGCAGTGGTGCTGGCGTCTTCTGCCACTGATGCTGTGCTGGCCTTTGCTGCATGGCTTGTTTGAAAGCATCCTGACAGCCATTCATTACATACAGCTGGAGATCAGGCGGCAGGTTCTCCGACATGCCCCGCTCtagtgtggaaaaaaaatgttgcaccggtctctgaaggtcggcttccaggcAGTCAAGGCGTCTGTGGACTTCCTGTAAAGGTGTGTTCATCCGAGTGAACACACTATCCAGTCTGTCTGCAATTGTcctcatcccatcctggaagaccgagcttaagtgaataaactcgggcatgagtgacctctcccaggccctctgttgCTGGGGAGCAGACCCAACAAAACCAGGGGCAGAGGGATGGAAGAGGGGAAAACCCGATGGACTGACTGCCTGTTccccatcgctggtggatgattgggactgttCGTTGGCTGGTTGATCAGGGGCCGCTACAACGGAGGACGATCCAGGTTCcatggtgctgctccaggttctgtgtggaaaataaattaaaaacattacaaaaaataaataaataaataagtttaTATATTAAAAACATTACATATGGCCATGCATACAGTCTATAGTAgtacaac is a window encoding:
- the LOC138664525 gene encoding uncharacterized protein translates to MFHLTAACCSNMSSSEDLTASQSELDTDEEPSSAEEPESGDEASQGSRAQVPEEERQGVPQRGEDKPFIDNDQLILLVKERAALWDTRDHQHSDFGLIRRLWEEVAGSLLADWDHATPQDRKDFLKRVKVRWRSMKDRFNKDIRQEIWVRSGAAPKVSKCKYHRMLSFLRPALAQRTTWSSTMEPGSSSVVAAPDQPANEQSQSSTSDGEQAVSPSGFPLFHPSAPGFVGSAPQQQRAWERSLMPEFIHLSSVFQDGMRTIADRLDSVFTRMNTPLQEVHRRLDCLEADLQRPVQHFFSTLERGMSENLPPDLQLYVMNGCQDAFKQAMQQRPAQHQWQKTPAPLHTAQGVGYTSAQQLMTAPLQHAATRHAHCMWLVSRKFYWKSIVRIPKFSWKYRTYAHKQRKRMQKRIQAHAHAFLASCVS